One Brassica napus cultivar Da-Ae chromosome A1, Da-Ae, whole genome shotgun sequence genomic region harbors:
- the LOC125576709 gene encoding vegetative cell wall protein gp1-like — MLCYVGKATKIFIFIVTVVVVIGLVVGLGVFRRHSHHCSGDYCSSPTDSSSSSSASPFITPFPNPTPNPNPPVLGSSPPAPPGSSSPNPSLPTTPTPPAPIVNPNSPPPPSNLNPPPQFSPPPPDSDTTAAPPPPASQSSMPPPPPAEESASPPLNPPSSVVNTPAPVYAKLVND; from the coding sequence ATGCTCTGCTATGTCGGAAAAGCCACcaagatttttattttcatcgTCACCGTTGTTGTCGTCATTGGTCTCGTCGTAGGCTTGGGTGTCTTCCGTCGTCACTCACACCACTGCTCCGGCGACTATTGCTCGTCTCCCACCgattcatcttcatcttcctctgCCTCCCCTTTCATAACTCCGTTTCCTAATCCCACCCCGAACCCGAACCCGCCCGTGCTCGGATCTTCCCCGCCCGCCCCACCCGGCTCATCATCACCAAACCCATCTCTTCCAACCACCCCTACTCCGCCGGCGCCGATCGTGAACCCGAATTCGCCTCCGCCTCCGTCTAATCTGAATCCTCCGCCGCAATTTTCACCTCCTCCGCCGGATTCAGATACAACCGCCGCACCTCCTCCACCTGCATCGCAGTCATCAATGCCGCCGCCACCTCCAGCCGAAGAATCGGCATCACCGCCGTTAAATCCGCCGAGCTCCGTAGTCAATACACCCGCTCCAGTGTATGCGAAGCTGGTCAACGACTAA